ATCACTTCTTTGTGACGAAGAGCACGCATAAGGCTTGAGTTTCGCGGATAGATTTTATTTCCGTTAGGTTGGATGAGCGTGTATTTACGAATGTTTAAAGTTCTGTTTAAAAGTTCTCCATCATGGATGTCGAAGTATGTCCTGGCAGTTTTATTGGTTTCTACAATTTTTCCTTTTTCATCGGTGATGGCAATGCCCATCGGGAGATTGTCAAAGATAGATTTGTACTTTTGTTGTTGCAGGAGGAACTCGAAGGATATGTCTTTTTGGATCGTGACATCGCGATCAAAACCCAGAATAATTTTTGATTCTCGCAGAGGGATAAGTAACCAAATGATCCAAACTTCTTCATTAGACTTTGTGACTAATCTATTTTCGAAATTTACAATATTTGGATTTTCACCTAGACTGTCGAAGGTGTATTTTGTGTTCTCTTTATCGTCTTCTTGAGTAAAATCTACAATGGATTTGCCAACAATCTCTTTGGGTTCAAATTCCAGAAACCGGGCAAACCTTTCAGTAACAGAAATAAAATTTCCTTCCCAATCCATCACCTGAAAGCTATTCGGATACTCCGCAAGGAGTGATTTAACTGTGAGTCCAGAGAGAATTTTACTGCCTAATGGCTCATTTTGCATGTATTTCTTTGCCTAAAAAGTAAACTGATTCGATGGATCCAGGGAAACTAAATCCTTCAAAGGGTGACCAGCCGGACTTACTTTTAACCATTGATTTTTTAAATTCAACTGGTTTTTTTAAATTTAGGATAGAAAAATTCGCCGCATAACCTTGATTAATGATACCAACACCCTTCCCAAATTTTTCTGGTAGGTAGGTAGAAACAAATTCACCCGGGTTTTTGGCACATATTTTTGCTATGGTTGTCATCGGAATGTTTAGTTTCAGTATCATATAGGTGACAAATAACCCATAAGTATCGAGTTGTGAGATCCCACTGGTGCCTTTTTGTTTTTCTTCTATGGAATGAGGGGCGTGATCTGTTGCTAAATAGTCAATATGCCCATCCAAAATCCCTTTGACCATGGCTTCTCTGTCTTCTTTTCCCCGAAGTGGTGGGTTCATTTGAAACCACTTGTGGTTGGTTTCTGTTAACATATCGGTATCAAACATCAAATGGGTGGGTGTGACTTCACAAGTGACATTCACTCCTCTTTTTTTGGCGGCGATGATTTTAGAAAGTCCGTCTTTTGTCGAATAATGGCAGAGTTTTCCTTTGAGATTGTATTTCTCAATCAAATACAAAGCAAAGTCTGTGGCAACAGTCTCTGCCTCTTTGGGGCGTCTTTCTTCATGTGTAGGCTGTGATTGGTTGGCAATTAAGATTTCTGGATCTTCGCAGTGGAAACTAATGTCTTGGCCCACGTAGGATTTAATGACTTCTTCTAAAGAGGCATTGTCATGAAAGAACAATTCCCCGATGGAAGGGCCCATAAATACTTTATAAGGAACTTTCTTTGTCAGTGGTTTGGTATGAGGACCAATACCTGCATACAAAGTGATATGGATGGGGGCCTTTGTGGTGAGCGCTTGTTTGGCGGCGTAAGTTACGTCATCAACAGGAGGAACCGGGTTATTTGGCATATCGGCTACATGGATCACACCTCCGTTGATGGCGGCATTGCCAGCCGAGATAAAATCTTCTTTATAGGTATGTTTTCCACTCACATCTTCACGTGCATGGATGTGGATATCTCCAAAACCAGGAAAAATTACCGAACCATCGGAAAACTGGCGGGCATCGGGATCGATCCCTTCTTTTACATTGGTGATCAGTCCAGAAATAGGATCAAATTCAATCGTTCCTTCAAATTCTTTTTCATGTGTGATGATCTTCCCTGCAATTTTTTCCATTTTGCCCCTATGAATCTGCAGATTCTAAGAGACGAGGAAAGTTTCAAGGGAATTTACACTGGATCTGAGTGTGTAAGCACCTTGTTTCAGATACCATTAAGAAAAAACCTAATTTCCCAGTTCGGAATTGATTTTGATAAAAGGATACTTCTTAGTCCCATTTTGATAAAATTTCTATAATATCATTTCCAAATCGTTCCACTTTCGCGGGCCCCACACCTTTTGTGGCTTCGAGTTCGGATAAGGTTCTTGGTTTTCTTTCTGCAATTCGTTTGAGCACTGGATTTTGAAATACCATAAACTTCTTCCATTTGAGTAGTCTTGCTTTTCTGTCTCGGTAGTTCATCAGTTCTTTTAAAATTTGAGAATTGAGAGTGGGAGGTTTTTTTGATTTTGAAATCGAACCACTCGTATCATCAGAGTTAGATGATGCTAGTTTCGACTTTATTTTTGCAAAATTGGGTAAATAGAGTTTTGGATATTTGGCCCCGGCCACTAAAACTTTTTTTTGTTCCACCCAGGTTTCTAGTTTTGCAACGACTGCCTCTTCAGGAATCCCATCCAACTTTCCGTGATATGGATTTCGTTCCATTCGATACCGAAGAACATCCTTAGTGCGTTTTCCGACAAGAGTTTTGGCTATGATGGTTTTTCCGAATACAGCAGGATGTTCTTTTAAAAAGTTTTGGATGGTTTCTTCTTCCCATTCGGAAAGTGGGTAATCCCGTTTTTCATTTTTCTTTTGGACCTTAGCGGCTTCAGTCTTTAAAAATTTAGAACGATGGAGATTGGCACCAATTTCTGTACAGATATCACAACTCCCACAAGAAGAGATAGTTTCCCCAAAATAAGCACAAAGTTGGACCTGCCTACATTTTTCTTTGTTGGCATATTCCTTGATGTATTTGAGAAGGGTATCTCCTCCCTTGAAGTTTGTTTCTTTGGACAACATAAAGGTTTGGGTGGCAACATCACCCGCTTTATAAAACAAAACACATTCCGAATCAAGTCCATCTCTTCCCGCACGACCAGCTTCTTGGTAATAAGCTTCGAGGGAAGCGGGGACTTGGTAATGTACCACCAAACGAACATCAGGTTGATCCATCCCCATTCCAAAGGCATTGGTGGCCACAAGGATAGGAACTTTACCGGAGGTGTAAGCATTTTGAGTTCTTTCCCGGATCCCATCGGTTCTACCTGCATGGTACTTTCCTACAGAGAAACCAAAGTCTTTCAAAAGATCATACACTTCGTCGGTTTTTTTCCGAGTGGCACAATACACAATGGCACGTCCTGGAAATTTTCTACCATCCTTCCATGGTTCTAAAAGTTCAATGAGTCTATCGGCTTTGTCCCTTTCGGCGGCAGGGTATTCCACACTGAATTTTAAATTGGGCCGAAAAAAAGTAGATAGAACTACCGTCGGTGTCTTCATTCCCAGAGAAGACTGGACATCCATCTGGACTTTTTCTGTAGCCGTTGCGGTCAGTGCAAGGATGGGAAAGTTCGGACGAGGGTGGCGTTCTCGCAAAACATGAATTTGGCGGTATTCGGGACGAAAGTCGTGACCCCATTGAGAGACACAGTGGGCTTCGTCCACAACGAGAGAAAATAAATCCAATTCCCGAAAGATACGAAGAAATCCATTGGAAAGGGCTCTTTCCGGCGAAACCAGTAGGACTCGAATTTCACCTTTCACCGATTTGGCAAGTATGGTCATTTGTTCCACTTCGTCTTGGGTGGAATTACAAAAGGCCGCAGGAATTCCTTTAGCAAGTAAACTCTCCGTTTGGTCTTTCATAAGTGCAATGAGAGGAGAAATAACTAGAGTTAGTTTGTTTGTTTGGATGGCCGCAGGAAGTTGGTAGATCAGAGACTTTCCCGCACCTGTTGGTAAAATGGCCAAGGTGTCTTTTCCCGAGAGAACAGAACGAATGGCCTCTTCTTGGCCCGGGCGAAATTCCGAAAAACCGAATTTGGTTTTGAGTTCCGAACGTAGATCCAAGGTAACTCTCAAGATTTCCGTAAATCCGAAAGGGTCAACGATAAGATTCCCCATTTTACCCCCATTTTTGAATTTTACAGAATCCAGTGACCCGGAAATTGTAACGAAGACCGATGCTTTTTAATACCTTTGTCTTTTTAATCTTCTTTCTTTTCGTGTATTCGGTCTTTTTGGGATTCGGATGGTTTGCCGGAAAACAAAAATGGGCTTACCGCGCACAAAACCTATGGTTACTACTCGCGTCCTACTTTTTTTATGGATGGTGGGAGTGGTTTTTTCTCATCCTCATTCTGATTAGTACCATCATCGACTACTGTGCTGCCATCCTCATCGAAGGAACAGAAAACCAAATTCGCCGTCGTCTCTTTTTATCAGTTTCCATCATTGCCAACTTGGGCCTACTTTTTACAATGAAGTACTACGATTTTTTCGCAGTAAACCTCATTGATTCTTGGAACCAATTGGCTTTGTGGTTAGGTTCTACAGCGGCAACCGATTCGAATACTTATTTGTTAAGAAATATCATCCTACCTGTAGGAATTAGTTTTTATACGTTCCAAACGATGTCGTACACCATTGATGTGTTTCGTAAACAGATCAAAGCCGAGCGCGACTTCTTTGATTTTGCACTGTTTGTAAATTATTTTCCTCAGCTTGTTGCAGGACCGATTGAGCGTGCACAGGACCTTCTTCCTCAATTGAAAAAACCAAAATTCCCAACAATCGATGGGGTGCAGAAAGGATTGTATGATATCCTGCTTGGTTACTTTATGAAAGTCTACGTGGCAGATAACCTGGCCACATATGTTGACCAAGTATTCCTTGCAGGAAAGTCACTTTACACACAAAATCCTGATATCATCCAAGCAATGGATGGTTCCCAAATATTTGCCGGTGGATTTTTATTTTTAACTCAGATTTACTGCGACTTTGCTGGTTATTCTTTTATTGCTCTTGGAGTATCGCGCCTACTTGGTGTCACTCTCACCGTAAACTTTGAAACTCCAGAATTTTCAAAAACACCAACGGAGTTTTGGAACCGCTGGCATGTAACACTGAATCGGTGGTTTCGAGATTATATTTATATTTCCCTTGGGGGAAGTAAATACGGTAAGTTTGCCCAATACAGAAACTTATTTATCATTTTTTTCTTATCTGGGCTTTGGCATGGAGCCAACTGGACCTTCATTACCTGGGGTTGTTTGCAAGGAGTATATACGATTGTTTATCTATTGTTCTTTGCTAAAAAGAAAGAAGACAAAATAGAATCAAATGAAGTCACAAAACCTTCATTACTTGATAAAATTCGCAGTCTCTTATCGGGAAGCTTTAGTCGAGTATTTATTTATTCACTCGTTGTGTTTAGTGCTGTAGGATTTCGTTCTTATGATGCCCATATGATGTTCCTCTACATGGGAAAATTTTTATCGGTTTGGAATTGGGATATGAATCCAAATAATAATATAAAGGATATGTGGGGACTTTTTGAAGAATATTTTAAAATATTCTTACCACTTCTGATCATTGATGGAATTACTTATTTCAAAAAAGAAAGGTATTGGGTTTTTGTTTCACACCCTCTAATACAAGTTTTTGTTTTGTTCTTTATGGGATTTCTGATCCTCACTCGAGGGGTTTTTGGAAAGGAGGTAATCTATTTTGCGTTCTAAATTTTTAGGCATAGGGATCACCCTCTTATTATTTTTGGTTTTGGAACTAGTCGTTCGATTTACCGGTATTCACTATTTGGAACAACCGGAGATCTTTTTTGTAAACTTAAAGAAAAAGTTTGTAGAATCAGGTAAAGGTGATGCCGATGTGATCGTGTTAGGTGATTCAAGATCAATGGCACTTGCTGGTTATCCGAAAGAACCAGGGATTGAATATTCTGTCTATAATCATAGTTTGCCGGCCATGGGGCCCAAATACTATCGTTTCTTTCTGGACAAATATCTAAAAAAAGGGAATGCCAAACCCAAAATGGTTTTGTTTGCGGCTTCACCTACACTATATTCTACGGGATACGGTCCTCCGCTTTATGATCCTGATGCCAAGTCTGTAAAAGACAATGAACCAATTCCCACTTATTTAAATCGAAGGTGGAATGAAGGAATCGAAAAGAATTTTTTTCGCACATCCACACCATCCAATATAGTTAGTTATAGTGGAAAACAGGAAGACTTTAATCAAATTCTTTGGGAGTTTTTTGGGCATAGATACCTCCACCAATTCACGTTTTCTGAATTGTCCGAACAATACTCCGGAGTGGAAAGATTGTTTATCCTTTCCAAAGCAGCACCTCTGTTATACGAATCGTATCGTTTCCATGGTGCCATTCGAAATGCACTCAGTCAAACGAATTGGAAGGTTGACAAAAATTATAAAGAACGGTCACTCTTTTGCGAATCTTGCGAAAATGTAGAGGCAGGGCTTTGTAAACCATCTCCCTCCCAATTAGAAGACAACCTCACCATCGAAGACCAAATCGGTCGTCATTTTGGGAAATACAATATCTCCAATCGAATCAAACCAGAACTCGCAATGTTTTCGAAACAATTGGTTCGTAAAGAATTGGACGCAGAGCTTAAAAATCCCGCACCTTATGTCTATAAAAAACCAGACTTTGTTGTTCTGAAAGATTTGATTGAATACACTCGTTCCCAAGGAATTCAATTTGGTTTGGTCTATATGCCTTGGCTGAAAGAAAGACAAGAATCGAAAGAATCCCAAGACCTTCTTGCGGATCTAAAACTTTTTTTCAAAGAGAATCCAGAAGCCGGTTTCTTTTTCTTTCCGGATTCTTCCTACCCGGCAGACCGATTTGTAGATAATATCCATTACGATTGCCGAGGGGAAAAACGGGTAAACGAAGAATTCCGTAATTATGTTCTTCCAAAGGTGTTCCGTTTTTTGCATTCCAAAGAAAAATCCAATTGATTTCCGATTTCCGGTGATGGAGAATGAGGCACTCCATTCGGACAAGAGGAAACCCAATCATGTTTTCGTTTCGAAACATATTTGTTTGTATTCTATCGGCCTATCTCATCGGTTTACCGGTATTTGGGCAGAACCGTTATGCGTTGTTCATAGGAACTAACTACAAAGGGAACACTGCCAAAATCCCTGAGTTGAATCTCTGTGAAGCTGACGCAAACTTCCTAAAAGAAAAAATCCAAAAGAAAGGAAACTTCAAGGATATCAAAGTCCTGTTAGGTTCCATGGTCACCCGCGATAATGTAAAAAACGCGATTTCCCAATTGGGTAAAGTTGTGGGAAAAGAGGATTCTGTATTTTTATACTTTTCTGGCCACGGAATGTATATGAAAGATGCAAAGGCAAAAAACGGAATGCGTAACTATCTCATTTGTTACGATCGCCCTCATATTTCCGATGAAGAGTTAAACGAATTTTTAACCGATATCAAATCCCAAAAAACTGTCCTTGTGATGGACTGTTGTTATTCGGGAGGGATTGCCAAAAAAGGGAAAAATACCCGTGGTGCCGCCGAGATTCCCATTGCCCAAGGAAATGATGGGGTAGTCCGTCAAAACGCAGAGGATTATTTTTTCCAAGACAAAGCGGTCATTTCCTCCTCAGACGATGACCAAACATCCATCGAAGTGGGGGGAACCATCAACCATGGTATCTTTACTTATAACTTTGGAAATGCCCTGGAAAAAGGGGACTTAAACAAAGACAGTGTGGTGACTGCACTGGAAGCCTTCTTTGTTGCTAAAGAAGATACTGTGAAAATGGCTCGTCAATTCAACCACGAACAAACCCCACAAGTTTCAGGGAATGCGGCTGGGATCTTTTTGTCAGGTTCTCCCAAACCCCAAAACCCTCCACCGAAACCACCAAATGTTGTGGTGAACGTTCCCATCACACCGGCAGAACCAACAACTCCAAACAATAATAATACGACTACACCTCCAGTGGCACCAGAACCGGAACCTACACCTGCCAACGAAACCACTGTGGTCATTCCTCCCATTACGGAAGTGGAACCACCAGCCCCCCCTTCGGTTACGACAGGGAGTATTCTCATTCGTACGTCCATCATCAAAGATAAATCGTATGGAGGAGCGGCGACCAAGTCTCCTTATGATCTCTTAAACAAACAGGGGAAATTAAAATCTTCTCCAGCAGAAGACAAAGTCAGGTCGATCAAAGTTCTTGTGGATGACCAGGAATATACATCCCAAGTCACGACTGAGAAATCGAAAATCTGGGGATCTGTGACTAAAAACGGAACCTTGATCCAAGGCGATATCTACAATGTGAAAATCGACAATCTTCCTGCCGGTGTACACCAAATTGAAATCCGTGCAGACAAGTACCCGATTTACAAAACAGCTACGGCAGTGCTTCCGAAACAGACCGTCACTGTGGATGCGGTCAATTCCATGGATGGATTTGGTGCGATTCGGGGTCGAGTGTTCTACAAAACCTTAGACAACCCGATTGAAAAACACCCGATCTACATGCCGACCGTGGTTTCCACCAACCAGATCTTCAAAGTCACTACCGATAAGGATGGATACTTTTGGTTTACTAACCTAAAACCGGGCAAATACGAAATCCGAGCGAGTTTCATGGAAGAAATGAAATTGGAAAATTCGGAAATCCATGTGCAACCGGGGGAAGTGACCAATGTGGACATCATTCTCAATAAAAAATTGAGTTATACAAAGACCAAATACTAACCTAAAGCCAATCTCAGGTTTTTAGCGAATCCAATAAAAACCCTCCTTCCGTGGAGGGTTTTTTTATACACCCACCTAGAATTAGAACTCCCGCGAATCATAAGGAATTTACCTTTGCCCCAATGAGGGACTTCTGTGATTAATATTAATCTGAAATTGATTAATATTAATCTAATTTTATCTTTTTTTAGAAATTTTGACCGATTCATCGCAAATTCTCTGGATTTTCCGATTGAATTTAATCGCAACCAGACATTTCCTTGAGTCATAGAATAAAAAGGGAATCGGAAAAAGAGGTTCCCACTCTAGAGAGGATCACATGAAAACAACAAAGATAATCGCAACAGGGATCTTAGCTTTCGGACTTGCAACTGCAAATCTCCAAGCTTTAGATACAAACGAAAGATTGGAGCTTTTGGAGTCTGCTATGATTGACCAAGCAACCACTCCGGCGCAAAAATCTGCCGTTTCGGAATACCTAGCGAACATCGCAAAAGAAAAAGTAGAGATGGCTCAAGCACTTCGTGACAGAGCAGGATCTACTCGTGGTGGTAAAGCTCTTAGCCAAATGAACGAGAGGAATGAACTTCTTCGCCGTGCTGAGGCTCTTGAAAAAGAAGCTAAAAAATACCGCACTGTCTCTATGGACCTAACTAAACCGTCCATGCAGGTAGCACAAAACTAAACAATCCCAAACATCAGTTTGAGATTTGTGAGAAAGGTCAGGTTCGCCTGGCCTTTTTTTGTACCCACCTCGATGATATAAATGCTTTCCAAACAACCTAACTATGTGACATAATCAATATATGGTTGACACCCCCCAAGAAATCAAAGAAAAACGATTTGGGCGTGTAGTTCCGATCCTTTTGGTCTTCGTAGGCCTAGTGGCTTTGGGGCTTATTTTTCGTTGGGGTAGGCCCGTGAAGCCAGTCGTTCGAATCGAATGGGAAGGTCTTTTGGCTCTTTCTCCCACTTTGGTTCTCTCGTATTTGGGTGCGGATTCGGAAATACCGACGATAGGAGATTGGAAGGATTGGGAGAAAA
The sequence above is drawn from the Leptospira sp. WS4.C2 genome and encodes:
- a CDS encoding caspase family protein, which produces MFSFRNIFVCILSAYLIGLPVFGQNRYALFIGTNYKGNTAKIPELNLCEADANFLKEKIQKKGNFKDIKVLLGSMVTRDNVKNAISQLGKVVGKEDSVFLYFSGHGMYMKDAKAKNGMRNYLICYDRPHISDEELNEFLTDIKSQKTVLVMDCCYSGGIAKKGKNTRGAAEIPIAQGNDGVVRQNAEDYFFQDKAVISSSDDDQTSIEVGGTINHGIFTYNFGNALEKGDLNKDSVVTALEAFFVAKEDTVKMARQFNHEQTPQVSGNAAGIFLSGSPKPQNPPPKPPNVVVNVPITPAEPTTPNNNNTTTPPVAPEPEPTPANETTVVIPPITEVEPPAPPSVTTGSILIRTSIIKDKSYGGAATKSPYDLLNKQGKLKSSPAEDKVRSIKVLVDDQEYTSQVTTEKSKIWGSVTKNGTLIQGDIYNVKIDNLPAGVHQIEIRADKYPIYKTATAVLPKQTVTVDAVNSMDGFGAIRGRVFYKTLDNPIEKHPIYMPTVVSTNQIFKVTTDKDGYFWFTNLKPGKYEIRASFMEEMKLENSEIHVQPGEVTNVDIILNKKLSYTKTKY
- a CDS encoding DUF1574 domain-containing protein is translated as MRSKFLGIGITLLLFLVLELVVRFTGIHYLEQPEIFFVNLKKKFVESGKGDADVIVLGDSRSMALAGYPKEPGIEYSVYNHSLPAMGPKYYRFFLDKYLKKGNAKPKMVLFAASPTLYSTGYGPPLYDPDAKSVKDNEPIPTYLNRRWNEGIEKNFFRTSTPSNIVSYSGKQEDFNQILWEFFGHRYLHQFTFSELSEQYSGVERLFILSKAAPLLYESYRFHGAIRNALSQTNWKVDKNYKERSLFCESCENVEAGLCKPSPSQLEDNLTIEDQIGRHFGKYNISNRIKPELAMFSKQLVRKELDAELKNPAPYVYKKPDFVVLKDLIEYTRSQGIQFGLVYMPWLKERQESKESQDLLADLKLFFKENPEAGFFFFPDSSYPADRFVDNIHYDCRGEKRVNEEFRNYVLPKVFRFLHSKEKSN
- a CDS encoding amidohydrolase family protein, which translates into the protein MEKIAGKIITHEKEFEGTIEFDPISGLITNVKEGIDPDARQFSDGSVIFPGFGDIHIHAREDVSGKHTYKEDFISAGNAAINGGVIHVADMPNNPVPPVDDVTYAAKQALTTKAPIHITLYAGIGPHTKPLTKKVPYKVFMGPSIGELFFHDNASLEEVIKSYVGQDISFHCEDPEILIANQSQPTHEERRPKEAETVATDFALYLIEKYNLKGKLCHYSTKDGLSKIIAAKKRGVNVTCEVTPTHLMFDTDMLTETNHKWFQMNPPLRGKEDREAMVKGILDGHIDYLATDHAPHSIEEKQKGTSGISQLDTYGLFVTYMILKLNIPMTTIAKICAKNPGEFVSTYLPEKFGKGVGIINQGYAANFSILNLKKPVEFKKSMVKSKSGWSPFEGFSFPGSIESVYFLGKEIHAK
- a CDS encoding MBOAT family protein, encoding MLFNTFVFLIFFLFVYSVFLGFGWFAGKQKWAYRAQNLWLLLASYFFYGWWEWFFLILILISTIIDYCAAILIEGTENQIRRRLFLSVSIIANLGLLFTMKYYDFFAVNLIDSWNQLALWLGSTAATDSNTYLLRNIILPVGISFYTFQTMSYTIDVFRKQIKAERDFFDFALFVNYFPQLVAGPIERAQDLLPQLKKPKFPTIDGVQKGLYDILLGYFMKVYVADNLATYVDQVFLAGKSLYTQNPDIIQAMDGSQIFAGGFLFLTQIYCDFAGYSFIALGVSRLLGVTLTVNFETPEFSKTPTEFWNRWHVTLNRWFRDYIYISLGGSKYGKFAQYRNLFIIFFLSGLWHGANWTFITWGCLQGVYTIVYLLFFAKKKEDKIESNEVTKPSLLDKIRSLLSGSFSRVFIYSLVVFSAVGFRSYDAHMMFLYMGKFLSVWNWDMNPNNNIKDMWGLFEEYFKIFLPLLIIDGITYFKKERYWVFVSHPLIQVFVLFFMGFLILTRGVFGKEVIYFAF
- a CDS encoding RecQ family ATP-dependent DNA helicase, encoding MGNLIVDPFGFTEILRVTLDLRSELKTKFGFSEFRPGQEEAIRSVLSGKDTLAILPTGAGKSLIYQLPAAIQTNKLTLVISPLIALMKDQTESLLAKGIPAAFCNSTQDEVEQMTILAKSVKGEIRVLLVSPERALSNGFLRIFRELDLFSLVVDEAHCVSQWGHDFRPEYRQIHVLRERHPRPNFPILALTATATEKVQMDVQSSLGMKTPTVVLSTFFRPNLKFSVEYPAAERDKADRLIELLEPWKDGRKFPGRAIVYCATRKKTDEVYDLLKDFGFSVGKYHAGRTDGIRERTQNAYTSGKVPILVATNAFGMGMDQPDVRLVVHYQVPASLEAYYQEAGRAGRDGLDSECVLFYKAGDVATQTFMLSKETNFKGGDTLLKYIKEYANKEKCRQVQLCAYFGETISSCGSCDICTEIGANLHRSKFLKTEAAKVQKKNEKRDYPLSEWEEETIQNFLKEHPAVFGKTIIAKTLVGKRTKDVLRYRMERNPYHGKLDGIPEEAVVAKLETWVEQKKVLVAGAKYPKLYLPNFAKIKSKLASSNSDDTSGSISKSKKPPTLNSQILKELMNYRDRKARLLKWKKFMVFQNPVLKRIAERKPRTLSELEATKGVGPAKVERFGNDIIEILSKWD